Proteins from one Phormidium ambiguum IAM M-71 genomic window:
- a CDS encoding ATP-binding protein codes for MLSYQNFILRRNLSVISFNGLRTLFKQMAKRVGEGSLLLTEDVLSTLTVMPQQIEEKFILLVSEQFSGLMVATQRLEETSWQSPEEKVYEVGLTFAPEAIAEFIAQLSTLLKDHPLAEKRLQAATHILQPNDANLQSEFTLHLLEIVTNWQQNDSTEEMIYPFVSVCQPVHEALRQQVEQERLLNQVTTQIRDSLELPVILKTAVEQVRHFLQADRLLIYQFQHPLSAIQELEMGDKEILEFYELAARQELYPEESSLTQTEIDNKLEQNFEQEVNERRIFGKVTYQALASDNIPSILGFSEEERCFTYVPNCREKYRKGFTLAVKDIETTYIFHPCILNLMRHCQVRAKLVVPILIQEQLWGLLIAHQCFEPRQWQDNEKKFLTHIAEHLAIAIYQAQLYAEVQQQKQTLEKRVIDRTQELHDAMLLAQSANRAKSEFLATMSHELRTPLTCVIGLSATLLRWSFGQLSQKQRDYLQSIHDNGEHLLELINDILELSQLEAGKTVLNVSEFSLSQLAHQEMTNLKQKATQRGVELAVAVKLDSQQDRFVADDRRVRQILYNLLSNGIKFTPQGGRVILRVWREGNRAVLQVEDTGIGIPEHQKHLLFQKFQQLDSSYHRQYEGTGLGLALTKQLVELHGGKIEVNSTVGVGSIFTVWLPKQQYLTAHKNQSQSPAYPKEEALINLKFPAGIIVVIENHEETATLICEILTAAGFQVVWLLEPSTAMKQIEILQPVIVILDLQTSVSNGQQTVEQIRSLPSVQDVKILILTNQISSKSLVLGANNYLLKPILPQSLLKKIQLLMANPVNE; via the coding sequence ATGCTGAGTTACCAAAACTTTATTTTACGTCGAAATTTATCGGTTATCTCCTTTAATGGACTGCGAACCTTATTTAAGCAAATGGCAAAAAGGGTCGGAGAAGGTAGTTTGCTTTTGACTGAAGATGTGCTATCCACTTTAACAGTTATGCCACAACAAATAGAAGAAAAATTTATTTTGTTGGTGTCAGAACAGTTTAGTGGATTAATGGTAGCAACGCAAAGGTTAGAAGAGACTTCTTGGCAAAGTCCTGAAGAGAAAGTATATGAAGTCGGATTAACATTTGCACCAGAAGCGATCGCAGAATTTATCGCTCAATTAAGTACTTTACTAAAAGATCATCCTTTAGCAGAAAAAAGGCTGCAAGCAGCAACTCACATTTTACAACCTAATGATGCTAATCTTCAGAGCGAATTTACTCTTCATTTGCTAGAAATTGTGACAAATTGGCAGCAAAATGACTCAACTGAAGAAATGATTTATCCTTTTGTTTCTGTTTGTCAACCAGTACACGAAGCATTAAGACAACAGGTAGAACAAGAGCGATTGTTAAATCAGGTCACAACCCAAATTCGTGATAGTTTAGAATTACCTGTAATTTTGAAAACAGCAGTAGAACAAGTGCGGCATTTTTTACAAGCCGATCGCTTGTTAATCTATCAATTCCAGCATCCTTTATCTGCAATTCAAGAATTAGAAATGGGAGATAAAGAGATTTTAGAATTTTATGAACTAGCTGCTAGACAAGAATTATATCCTGAAGAATCAAGTTTAACCCAAACAGAAATTGACAATAAACTAGAACAAAACTTTGAGCAGGAAGTTAACGAACGCAGAATTTTCGGAAAAGTTACTTATCAAGCATTAGCATCTGATAACATACCTTCTATATTAGGATTTTCTGAAGAAGAACGTTGTTTTACTTACGTACCCAACTGTCGAGAAAAATATCGCAAAGGCTTTACTTTAGCAGTTAAAGATATTGAAACTACTTATATTTTTCATCCTTGTATATTGAATTTAATGCGGCATTGTCAAGTCAGAGCTAAGTTGGTTGTGCCTATTTTAATTCAAGAACAACTTTGGGGTTTATTAATTGCTCATCAATGCTTTGAACCGCGACAATGGCAGGATAATGAGAAAAAATTCCTCACACACATTGCTGAACATTTAGCGATCGCAATTTACCAAGCACAACTTTATGCCGAAGTCCAACAACAAAAACAAACATTAGAAAAAAGGGTGATCGATCGCACCCAAGAACTCCATGATGCCATGCTTTTGGCACAATCAGCTAACCGAGCCAAAAGTGAATTTTTAGCCACAATGAGTCATGAATTACGCACACCTTTAACCTGCGTCATCGGCTTATCCGCTACACTATTAAGATGGTCTTTCGGGCAACTAAGCCAAAAACAAAGAGACTACTTACAAAGCATTCACGACAACGGTGAACACCTCCTCGAATTAATCAACGATATTTTAGAACTATCGCAATTAGAAGCCGGAAAAACTGTCTTAAATGTCAGCGAATTTTCCCTCTCACAACTAGCACATCAAGAAATGACCAACTTGAAACAAAAAGCTACTCAGAGAGGCGTAGAATTAGCCGTAGCAGTTAAACTTGATTCCCAACAAGACCGCTTTGTTGCTGATGACAGAAGAGTGCGGCAAATTCTCTATAATTTGTTGAGTAACGGCATTAAATTTACTCCCCAAGGAGGTAGAGTAATTTTACGAGTTTGGCGAGAAGGAAATCGCGCCGTTCTACAAGTAGAAGATACAGGTATTGGCATTCCCGAACACCAAAAACATTTGCTTTTTCAAAAATTCCAACAATTAGATAGTTCCTACCATCGTCAATACGAAGGAACTGGATTAGGATTAGCTTTAACTAAACAATTGGTTGAACTTCATGGCGGAAAAATAGAAGTTAACTCCACTGTTGGTGTAGGTTCAATTTTTACTGTTTGGTTGCCAAAACAACAATATTTAACCGCCCATAAAAACCAATCTCAATCTCCAGCTTATCCTAAAGAAGAAGCATTAATTAACCTAAAATTTCCGGCAGGAATAATCGTCGTTATTGAAAATCATGAAGAAACCGCTACTTTAATTTGTGAAATTCTAACTGCGGCTGGTTTTCAAGTAGTATGGTTATTAGAACCTTCTACAGCGATGAAACAAATAGAAATTTTACAGCCTGTAATTGTTATTTTAGACTTGCAAACTTCAGTCAGCAATGGTCAACAAACCGTTGAGCAAATTCGTAGTTTACCTAGTGTGCAAGATGTAAAAATTCTAATTTTAACTAACCAAATCTCATCTAAAAGTTTAGTTTTAGGAGCGAATAATTACTTACTGAAACCGATTTTACCCCAAAGTTTATTAAAGAAAATTCAACTACTAATGGCTAATCCTGTAAATGAATAA
- a CDS encoding N-acetylmannosamine-6-phosphate 2-epimerase: MNKNSLQSLNQTLIVSCQAPVESPLHDPYVIAAIAKAAILNGASAVRIDTPAHITAVRQQISAPIIGLWKQQIPGYEVYITPQFSHAEAIAKAGADIIAIDATLRERPNQEQLTTIISRIHQELGKLVMADIDTIEAAIAATNAGADIVGTTLYGYTKETKHLSPPGFQLLAEMVEKLQVPVICEGGISSPTMAQQALEIGAFAVVVGTDITGIDAKLKQYLVAI; the protein is encoded by the coding sequence ATGAATAAAAACTCTCTACAATCATTAAATCAAACATTAATTGTTTCTTGCCAAGCGCCTGTAGAATCACCCTTGCACGATCCTTATGTCATTGCAGCGATCGCAAAAGCAGCTATACTCAATGGTGCATCCGCAGTCAGAATTGATACACCAGCCCATATCACCGCAGTCCGCCAACAAATATCAGCACCAATTATCGGATTGTGGAAACAACAAATCCCAGGCTATGAAGTATATATTACTCCACAGTTTAGTCACGCAGAAGCGATCGCCAAAGCCGGAGCAGATATCATCGCCATTGATGCTACCTTGCGAGAACGTCCTAATCAAGAACAACTAACCACAATAATTAGCCGAATTCATCAAGAATTAGGTAAATTAGTCATGGCAGATATCGACACCATAGAAGCAGCAATAGCCGCCACTAACGCAGGTGCAGATATTGTTGGTACAACCCTTTACGGCTACACAAAAGAAACAAAACATCTCTCTCCACCAGGCTTTCAACTATTAGCAGAAATGGTTGAAAAACTCCAAGTTCCCGTAATTTGTGAAGGCGGAATTTCTTCCCCAACAATGGCACAACAAGCCCTAGAAATCGGTGCTTTTGCCGTAGTAGTTGGCACTGATATCACTGGAATTGATGCCAAACTTAAACAGTACCTTGTTGCGATTTAG
- a CDS encoding metallophosphoesterase family protein, whose protein sequence is MNFKRRQFLVLGGLTGLGFSFLGKVLQSPPAESADTQLSNAVPELATPTTPPLFRFVSVADTGTGTKSQYAVAEAMSRYHQKNPYNLVILAGDNIYNNGEIEKIETVFERPYQYLLKKGVKFRACLGNHDIRTENGEPQLKYAGFNMPGRYYTFRHDSIQFFALDTNENADWKNQLIWLEKELSRSNARWKIVFGHHQIYSSGVYGVNEPFIKELTPLFQKHKVRLYINGHDHHYERTRSINGTTYMITGSGAGTRPVGRSEWTEYSASRLSFAAYDVYSDRILISAIGTDNLVFDRGVISL, encoded by the coding sequence ATGAACTTCAAGCGTCGTCAGTTCCTAGTTTTGGGCGGTTTAACTGGTTTGGGATTCAGCTTTTTAGGTAAAGTTCTGCAAAGTCCCCCAGCCGAAAGCGCAGATACCCAATTATCCAACGCAGTCCCAGAATTAGCCACCCCGACAACACCACCCCTATTTAGATTTGTTTCTGTCGCCGACACGGGTACTGGAACAAAAAGTCAGTACGCCGTAGCAGAAGCCATGTCTCGTTACCATCAAAAAAATCCCTACAATTTAGTAATTTTGGCCGGAGATAACATCTATAACAATGGGGAAATTGAAAAAATAGAGACTGTTTTTGAGCGTCCTTATCAATATTTATTGAAAAAAGGAGTTAAGTTTCGCGCTTGTTTAGGGAATCACGATATTCGCACAGAAAATGGCGAACCTCAACTTAAGTATGCTGGCTTTAATATGCCAGGTCGTTACTACACTTTTCGCCACGACTCTATCCAATTTTTTGCTTTAGATACTAATGAAAATGCTGATTGGAAAAATCAGTTAATTTGGTTAGAAAAAGAACTCAGTCGCAGCAATGCACGTTGGAAGATTGTTTTTGGGCATCACCAGATTTATTCTTCTGGAGTTTATGGCGTGAATGAACCATTTATTAAAGAGTTGACTCCGCTGTTCCAAAAACATAAAGTCCGACTTTATATTAATGGTCACGATCATCATTATGAACGCACTCGTTCTATTAATGGCACAACTTACATGATTACTGGTTCAGGTGCGGGAACTCGCCCAGTCGGACGTTCTGAATGGACGGAATATTCAGCCAGTCGCTTGAGTTTTGCGGCTTATGATGTGTATAGCGATCGAATTTTGATTAGCGCCATTGGAACAGATAATTTAGTATTTGACAGAGGAGTGATTAGTTTGTAG
- a CDS encoding DNA adenine methylase, producing the protein MSNNAANSVSPRPFLKWAGGKSKLISQYIPFFPQNFNTYYEPFLGGGAIFFHLLPKVAVLSDINPQLINVYCCVRDNVESLIALLEKHQEKHDRDFYYWMRSQNYQTSLEKAARLIYLNKTCFNGLYRENSQGQFNVPMGKYKKPLICQPDLLRSVSRTLQSTEIQIRGFTEVLPNAEKDDFVYFDPPYYPISTTSNFTAYSRYPFTKVEQIQLKDVFVELSNKGVKVMLSNSDCEFIRELYKDFQIKEILATRAINSQGNKRGKITEVLVMNYSNKNF; encoded by the coding sequence ATGTCGAATAATGCCGCAAATTCTGTTTCTCCTCGTCCGTTTCTCAAGTGGGCTGGTGGTAAAAGTAAGTTAATTTCACAGTATATTCCCTTTTTTCCTCAAAATTTTAACACTTATTATGAGCCGTTTCTAGGGGGTGGTGCGATATTTTTTCACCTACTTCCCAAAGTTGCTGTTTTGAGTGATATTAATCCACAATTAATTAATGTTTATTGTTGCGTCAGAGATAATGTTGAATCATTAATTGCTTTGTTAGAGAAACATCAAGAAAAACACGATCGAGATTTTTATTACTGGATGCGATCGCAAAATTACCAAACTTCCCTAGAAAAAGCTGCTCGGTTAATTTATTTGAATAAAACTTGTTTTAACGGATTATACCGAGAAAACTCCCAAGGTCAATTTAATGTGCCAATGGGTAAATATAAAAAACCGCTAATTTGTCAGCCCGATCTATTGCGCTCTGTTTCTCGTACACTGCAATCAACAGAAATTCAAATCAGGGGTTTTACAGAAGTTTTGCCGAATGCCGAAAAAGATGATTTTGTTTATTTCGACCCTCCATATTACCCTATAAGTACAACGAGTAATTTCACGGCTTACAGTCGTTACCCTTTTACTAAAGTTGAACAAATTCAATTAAAGGATGTATTTGTGGAACTTAGTAACAAAGGCGTAAAAGTTATGTTGTCTAATTCAGATTGTGAATTTATTAGGGAATTGTACAAAGATTTTCAGATTAAGGAAATATTAGCGACAAGAGCGATTAATTCTCAGGGTAACAAACGCGGGAAAATCACAGAAGTTTTGGTGATGAATTATAGCAATAAGAATTTTTGA
- a CDS encoding M15 family metallopeptidase produces the protein MDNPDLAKKRSRVVPSFEDIPEALREAPTTVTKRRKNKFWLFTGLTGLAIIAMLAGFWVATFSSLELNIFTTNNSQNTDTAKTPTPAASTTEPAKQPDIVVGQSGHFAYPEAPPEQLQPITADRRMKLRQPAAQKFQAMVAAARAQGIILVPISGFRSIAEQQHLFFDIKAQRAQAAAERASVSAPPGYSEHHTGYAVDIGDGNVPATNLSPNFEKTAAFKWLQANAPRFSFEMSFPKNNPQGVSYEPWHWRFVGDRQSLETFYKSRNLNPSQGGEAQGK, from the coding sequence GTGGACAATCCCGACCTCGCCAAAAAGCGATCGCGTGTAGTACCCTCATTTGAGGATATCCCAGAGGCATTACGGGAAGCGCCAACTACAGTAACCAAGCGTCGGAAAAACAAGTTCTGGCTATTCACAGGGCTAACAGGACTGGCAATAATTGCAATGTTGGCTGGATTTTGGGTTGCTACTTTCTCATCCTTAGAGCTAAATATATTTACCACTAACAACAGTCAAAATACAGATACGGCAAAAACTCCCACCCCAGCAGCCTCAACCACCGAACCAGCCAAACAACCCGATATAGTTGTGGGACAATCTGGACATTTTGCTTATCCAGAAGCACCACCAGAGCAATTACAACCGATTACAGCAGACCGTCGGATGAAGCTACGTCAACCAGCTGCTCAGAAATTTCAGGCAATGGTAGCAGCAGCTAGAGCGCAGGGTATCATTTTAGTACCTATTTCGGGATTTCGTTCGATCGCAGAGCAACAACACCTGTTTTTTGACATCAAAGCCCAGCGAGCTCAAGCCGCAGCCGAACGCGCATCAGTCAGCGCCCCTCCAGGTTACAGCGAACATCACACAGGTTACGCCGTTGATATTGGCGATGGTAATGTCCCCGCCACCAACTTGAGTCCCAATTTTGAAAAAACAGCCGCATTTAAGTGGCTACAAGCCAACGCCCCAAGGTTTAGTTTTGAGATGTCTTTCCCAAAAAACAATCCCCAAGGCGTAAGTTACGAACCTTGGCATTGGCGCTTCGTAGGCGACAGACAAAGCTTAGAAACATTTTACAAATCCAGAAATCTCAACCCCAGTCAGGGGGGAGAGGCGCAGGGGAAATAG